One Vibrio sp. 16 genomic window carries:
- a CDS encoding TerB family tellurite resistance protein yields the protein MLNSITKLFKQLLEGNDLSNHAHSDPNLAIACLLCEVAGADHELDEREEAAKLTLLSRLLGLEESNAQVLLSRARAQSNQSTSLYDFTSQLRELTQETRFELIKAMWQVANADGDIDPLEDSVIRKTAELLYVDHSEFIRAKLSATKVQS from the coding sequence ATGCTGAACTCCATTACCAAACTGTTTAAACAGCTCCTAGAGGGAAACGATCTTAGCAACCATGCTCATAGCGATCCAAATCTCGCCATCGCATGTTTACTGTGTGAAGTGGCTGGTGCAGATCATGAGCTTGACGAGCGGGAAGAAGCGGCAAAATTAACGCTCTTGTCTCGGCTGTTAGGTCTAGAGGAATCCAACGCTCAAGTGCTTCTTTCTCGCGCTCGAGCTCAAAGCAATCAATCAACGTCGCTTTACGACTTTACCTCACAACTCAGAGAGCTAACTCAAGAGACTCGATTTGAGCTGATAAAAGCCATGTGGCAGGTCGCGAATGCCGATGGCGACATTGATCCACTTGAAGACTCTGTGATTCGCAAAACGGCCGAACTGCTTTACGTTGACCATAGTGAGTTTATTCGCGCCAAACTGTCCGCCACTAAAGTCCAATCTTAA